In a genomic window of Streptomyces koelreuteriae:
- a CDS encoding FUSC family protein, whose protein sequence is MSSANPTPASPPARRLPLAGVLRVGRPSEIWFKPALSVVVSIAPPNLTLLALGRLDLAMYTMAGSLCALYAHNRPYAARAGALVWVVLGMLGGLAVALVAASLTGSAVVLVTVGALLAAAQKVLCDATRVGPPGNVVLTFVSSASLFAPQTLAQVPGHLALAAATGAWAWLVCMAPALVRPHGPERRATAGALRAAAAYADTGGTGEGHARARAAGYAAVQAAWQSLLSTGAPSRTRRALERLVVRAEVALAAPSESDAGRLRAWARALRGTGPVPQAGLPRAAADELLGVDAARSLWTRLGPLTPLAVRTALGCALAGYASLALGIGRPYWALVTAASLYQANIALTWSRAVQRVVGNVVGVLVFAAVAPLAHLDQALLVLCCLAFSFGAEVLISRNYWLGSVCVTPMALLITEFAGSQQPGELITERVVDTVVGALVGFVAAVAVTNRRAGDRVEGALATADRAREHAARLLAEPDPDAAALESARRGLAVALVDLRATADAAAGEWWQRALPQERVVLAEQSGHRTLAATARRQGLLPERGTGTETEDARP, encoded by the coding sequence ATGAGCAGCGCGAACCCCACACCCGCCTCCCCGCCCGCCCGGCGTCTGCCGCTGGCAGGCGTGCTGCGCGTCGGCCGGCCCTCCGAGATCTGGTTCAAGCCCGCGCTGAGCGTGGTCGTGTCGATCGCCCCGCCCAACCTCACCCTCCTGGCGCTCGGCCGGCTCGACCTGGCGATGTACACGATGGCCGGATCCCTGTGCGCGCTGTACGCCCACAACCGCCCCTACGCCGCCCGGGCCGGGGCCCTGGTGTGGGTGGTGCTCGGCATGCTCGGCGGGCTCGCCGTCGCCTTGGTCGCCGCCTCGCTCACCGGCAGCGCCGTCGTGCTGGTCACGGTCGGCGCCCTGCTGGCCGCCGCGCAGAAGGTGCTGTGCGACGCCACGCGGGTCGGGCCGCCGGGCAATGTCGTCCTCACGTTCGTCAGCTCGGCCTCGCTGTTCGCGCCGCAGACCCTCGCCCAGGTCCCCGGCCATCTGGCGCTGGCCGCCGCGACGGGTGCCTGGGCCTGGCTCGTCTGCATGGCGCCCGCGCTGGTCCGGCCGCACGGGCCGGAGCGCCGCGCCACCGCCGGTGCGCTGAGGGCCGCGGCGGCGTACGCAGACACCGGCGGCACGGGTGAGGGGCATGCCCGGGCCCGGGCCGCGGGCTACGCCGCCGTCCAGGCCGCCTGGCAGTCACTGCTGTCCACCGGCGCGCCCTCCCGGACCCGGCGCGCCCTGGAACGGCTCGTCGTACGGGCCGAGGTCGCCCTCGCGGCGCCGTCGGAGTCGGATGCCGGGCGGCTGCGCGCGTGGGCCCGGGCGCTGCGCGGCACCGGGCCCGTCCCGCAGGCCGGTCTGCCGCGGGCGGCCGCCGACGAGTTGCTCGGAGTGGACGCGGCCCGCTCCCTCTGGACCCGGCTCGGCCCGCTGACCCCGCTCGCGGTGCGTACCGCGCTCGGCTGCGCACTCGCCGGCTACGCCTCCCTCGCCCTGGGCATCGGCCGCCCCTACTGGGCCCTGGTCACCGCAGCCTCGCTCTACCAGGCCAACATCGCCCTCACCTGGAGCCGGGCCGTCCAGCGGGTCGTCGGCAACGTCGTGGGCGTGCTCGTCTTCGCGGCCGTCGCCCCGCTCGCGCACCTGGACCAGGCGCTCCTCGTGCTGTGCTGCCTCGCGTTCAGCTTCGGCGCCGAGGTGCTGATCAGCCGCAACTACTGGCTCGGCAGCGTCTGCGTGACCCCCATGGCCCTGCTCATCACCGAGTTCGCCGGATCCCAGCAGCCCGGCGAGCTGATAACGGAGCGCGTCGTGGACACCGTCGTCGGCGCCCTGGTCGGTTTCGTCGCCGCCGTGGCCGTCACCAACCGGCGCGCGGGCGACCGCGTCGAAGGAGCCCTGGCCACCGCCGACCGGGCCCGCGAGCACGCCGCCCGCCTCCTGGCTGAGCCGGACCCCGACGCGGCCGCCCTGGAGTCGGCCCGTCGCGGCCTCGCCGTCGCCCTGGTCGACCTGCGGGCCACCGCCGACGCCGCGGCCGGCGAATGGTGGCAGCGCGCCCTGCCCCAGGAGCGGGTCGTGCTGGCCGAGCAGTCGGGACACCGTACGCTCGCCGCTACGGCACGACGCCAGGGGCTGCTCCCGGAACGGGGCACGGGCACGGAGACGGAGGACGCACGGCCATGA
- a CDS encoding MarR family winged helix-turn-helix transcriptional regulator yields the protein MTATEGSSPTGDKPGFDPQPAPGPGRTGDDLTEVRTTGEERAGGRRGDTVAGVVRQWQSVHPGLDTGPMEVIGRINRCAALLQQAEDAPLRRAGLSRPEFDLLGALRRTGHELSPGELARETFSSGAAVTKRLKQLTERGLVERRADSRDRRVAHLRLTDAGRELVDGVLPAQLAYETAVLSGLDAPEQGELAALLGELLGQLEGRLGALRG from the coding sequence ATGACGGCGACGGAAGGGTCATCGCCCACGGGGGACAAGCCGGGATTCGACCCGCAACCGGCGCCCGGACCCGGGCGGACGGGGGACGACCTCACCGAGGTGCGCACGACCGGAGAGGAACGGGCCGGTGGCCGGCGGGGAGACACCGTCGCCGGTGTCGTGCGGCAGTGGCAGTCCGTGCACCCCGGGCTCGACACCGGGCCGATGGAGGTCATCGGCCGGATCAACCGCTGTGCCGCCCTCCTGCAGCAGGCCGAGGACGCGCCGCTGCGCCGAGCGGGGCTGAGCCGCCCGGAGTTCGATCTGCTGGGCGCGCTGCGCCGCACCGGGCACGAACTGTCCCCCGGGGAGCTGGCCCGGGAGACCTTCTCCTCGGGCGCCGCCGTCACCAAGCGACTCAAGCAGCTCACCGAACGCGGGCTGGTGGAGCGCCGGGCCGACAGCCGTGACCGTCGCGTCGCCCACCTCCGCCTCACCGACGCCGGACGCGAACTCGTCGACGGTGTCCTGCCCGCCCAGCTCGCCTACGAGACAGCGGTCCTGTCCGGCCTGGACGCCCCCGAGCAGGGTGAACTCGCCGCTCTTCTCGGAGAGTTGCTCGGCCAGCTGGAGGGTCGCCTGGGCGCGCTGCGGGGCTGA
- a CDS encoding DUF6214 family protein, whose translation MSVRPAWEVRENEDATRWFDVRLAFTDGAHVDALAVVAGGCVGVEEVRARPALSLDDLAVLADWLEDSLAEACGAQGPLSEGPGRRARPVWPRGAEGRWLVAQEYRAAQQGGTDPVLAVMCATGHSRRKSLRLIGQARDAGLLAPRRARR comes from the coding sequence GTGTCCGTGCGCCCCGCGTGGGAAGTGCGGGAGAACGAGGACGCCACGCGGTGGTTCGACGTCCGGCTCGCCTTCACGGACGGCGCCCACGTCGACGCGCTGGCGGTCGTCGCCGGCGGATGCGTCGGTGTCGAGGAGGTGCGCGCCCGGCCCGCGCTGTCCCTCGACGACCTGGCGGTGCTCGCCGACTGGCTCGAGGATTCGCTGGCCGAGGCGTGCGGCGCCCAGGGCCCGCTCTCCGAGGGCCCTGGGCGCCGCGCCCGGCCGGTCTGGCCGCGCGGCGCCGAGGGGCGGTGGCTGGTGGCCCAGGAGTACCGCGCGGCCCAGCAGGGCGGTACCGACCCGGTCCTCGCCGTGATGTGCGCGACCGGGCACAGCCGCCGCAAGTCGCTGCGCCTGATCGGCCAGGCCAGGGACGCGGGCCTGCTGGCACCACGCCGCGCCCGACGCTGA
- a CDS encoding M56 family metallopeptidase, giving the protein MMLPAALLLLGALTAVVAPRLLARADWPDREPVVALWAWQCAVAAVLVCCALSMTLSAAAAWHAVGWHVFATAPSAAVEAYALGTAGPWAATTAVALACGGLWSAAMLVREVGRARARRRGRRADLLVRAPLMPGEVAVSGRLVVLESERPDAWWLPGTSPQLVVTTAALRRLKGRQLDAVLAHEQGHARARHDWLLNCSSALAGGFPQVPVFAAFRDEMHRLVELAADDTASRRFGRLTTALALVELNEHRGVFGPCPTPQAHVPARVRRLLTPPDRLTAARRLRLTAAAALVPVVPVLLAFVPGLRALG; this is encoded by the coding sequence ATGATGCTCCCCGCGGCACTGTTGCTGCTCGGCGCCCTGACCGCCGTGGTGGCTCCCCGGCTGCTCGCCCGCGCGGACTGGCCGGATCGTGAGCCGGTGGTGGCGCTGTGGGCGTGGCAGTGCGCGGTGGCGGCCGTACTCGTGTGCTGTGCGCTGTCGATGACGCTGAGCGCGGCGGCGGCCTGGCACGCGGTCGGCTGGCATGTCTTCGCGACGGCGCCGAGCGCCGCAGTCGAGGCCTATGCCCTCGGTACGGCGGGCCCTTGGGCGGCGACCACAGCGGTGGCACTGGCCTGCGGAGGGCTGTGGAGCGCGGCGATGCTGGTCCGCGAGGTCGGCCGGGCACGCGCCCGGCGCCGCGGCCGGCGTGCCGATCTGCTGGTCCGGGCCCCGCTGATGCCGGGCGAGGTGGCCGTGTCCGGCCGTCTCGTCGTCCTGGAGAGCGAGCGGCCCGACGCCTGGTGGCTGCCCGGTACCTCGCCGCAACTGGTCGTCACCACGGCCGCGTTGCGCCGGCTGAAGGGCCGGCAGCTGGATGCCGTGCTCGCCCATGAGCAGGGGCACGCGCGGGCCCGGCACGACTGGCTGCTGAACTGCTCCTCCGCCCTGGCGGGCGGCTTTCCGCAGGTGCCGGTGTTCGCCGCGTTCCGCGACGAGATGCACCGCCTGGTCGAACTCGCCGCCGACGACACGGCCTCCCGCCGCTTCGGCCGTCTGACCACGGCCCTCGCCCTGGTCGAACTGAACGAGCATCGCGGGGTGTTCGGCCCCTGCCCGACACCGCAGGCCCATGTCCCGGCGCGGGTGCGCCGTTTGCTCACTCCCCCGGACCGGCTGACCGCGGCACGCCGCCTTCGGCTGACGGCGGCGGCCGCGCTGGTGCCCGTGGTGCCGGTGCTGCTGGCGTTCGTACCGGGGCTGCGGGCGCTGGGATAG
- a CDS encoding LVIVD repeat-containing protein, whose translation MILLNDRRTRRRRLGVVAAAGGLLAALLTAAPAGATPDPGDAPPAPKKISKSAQAEVREAIENGEIPAQDEVVHSDNIQHLAFVPKDVLQGTNSDLAFQGRYAFAGNYDGFRIFDISNPKAPKTVAQVLCPGSQNDISVSGDLLFLSTDSSRSDSSCTSTTQPATEKSSWEGMKVFDISDKRNPRYVAAVETACGSHTHTLVPERRNVYVYVSSYSPNATYPDCQPPHDGISVIKVPRNAPEKAKVVGFPVLFPGEGPDGGGNPGGPTNPGVSKTTGCHDITVLPSKDLAAGACMGDGILFSIKDPERPKVIDRVQDNVNFAFWHSATFNQKANKVVFTDELGGGGAATCNAEIGPDRGADGIYDVVGKGDKRKLVFRSYFKIPRHQADTENCVAHNGSLIPVKGKDLMVQAWYQGGVSVWDFTDSSNPKEIAYFDRGPLTTDTIKSGGSWSAYYYNGYIWSNEYARGFDVLKIDDRRTDPARRVHLRELNVQTQPDYFD comes from the coding sequence GTGATCCTGTTGAACGACCGCAGAACACGCCGTAGACGCCTGGGCGTCGTCGCGGCCGCCGGTGGACTGCTGGCCGCGCTCCTCACAGCGGCGCCGGCAGGGGCCACCCCCGACCCGGGGGACGCGCCGCCCGCGCCGAAGAAGATCTCCAAGAGTGCCCAGGCCGAGGTCCGTGAGGCCATCGAGAACGGCGAGATACCCGCCCAGGACGAGGTCGTCCACTCCGACAACATCCAGCACCTGGCATTCGTCCCCAAGGACGTGCTCCAGGGCACGAACTCGGACCTCGCCTTCCAGGGCAGGTACGCGTTCGCGGGCAACTACGACGGCTTCCGCATCTTCGACATCAGCAACCCCAAGGCGCCGAAGACCGTCGCCCAGGTGCTGTGCCCCGGCTCGCAGAACGACATCTCCGTCTCCGGCGACCTGCTGTTCCTGTCCACCGACTCCTCGCGCAGCGACAGCAGTTGCACCAGCACCACCCAGCCGGCGACCGAGAAGTCCTCGTGGGAGGGCATGAAGGTCTTCGACATCAGCGACAAGCGCAACCCGCGGTACGTCGCCGCCGTCGAGACCGCCTGCGGCTCGCACACCCACACGCTGGTGCCCGAGCGCCGCAACGTCTACGTCTACGTCTCCTCGTACTCTCCGAACGCCACGTACCCCGACTGCCAGCCGCCGCACGACGGCATCTCCGTCATCAAGGTGCCGCGCAACGCCCCCGAGAAGGCGAAGGTCGTGGGCTTCCCCGTGCTGTTCCCCGGTGAGGGGCCGGACGGCGGCGGCAACCCGGGCGGACCCACCAACCCGGGCGTCTCCAAGACCACCGGCTGCCACGACATCACCGTGCTGCCGTCGAAGGACCTGGCCGCGGGCGCCTGCATGGGCGACGGCATCCTGTTCTCCATCAAGGACCCGGAGCGCCCGAAGGTCATCGACCGCGTCCAGGACAACGTCAACTTCGCGTTCTGGCACTCGGCGACCTTCAACCAGAAGGCCAACAAGGTCGTCTTCACCGATGAACTGGGCGGTGGCGGCGCGGCCACCTGCAACGCGGAGATCGGTCCCGACCGCGGCGCCGACGGCATCTACGACGTCGTCGGCAAGGGCGACAAGCGCAAGCTGGTCTTCCGCAGCTACTTCAAGATCCCGCGCCACCAGGCGGACACCGAGAACTGCGTGGCCCACAACGGCTCGCTGATCCCGGTGAAGGGCAAGGACCTGATGGTCCAGGCCTGGTACCAGGGCGGTGTCTCCGTCTGGGACTTCACCGACTCGAGCAACCCGAAGGAGATCGCCTACTTCGACCGCGGCCCCCTGACCACGGACACGATCAAGTCGGGCGGCTCCTGGTCGGCGTACTACTACAACGGCTACATCTGGTCGAACGAGTACGCCAGGGGCTTCGACGTCCTGAAGATCGACGACCGGCGTACGGACCCGGCCCGCCGCGTCCACCTGCGCGAGCTCAACGTGCAGACGCAGCCGGACTACTTCGACTGA
- a CDS encoding phosphatase PAP2 family protein yields MHSPSVDSPPRPEHRTAAGFAGVLALCSALLLTLVAVRWSPLISTDGDISGTTHRWAVDEPGITQTFRVLTDWVWDPWTMRLLCAAVVVWLVVRLAARWTAVWLALAVTLGTLLQQGLKAAVDRPRPVWPDPVDSAHYSAYPSGHAMTATVVCGLLLWLLHRHGVSPAVWRTALTVAVVSVIGVGLTRIWLGVHWPSDVLGGWLLGALVVALAVWVHQRRHP; encoded by the coding sequence ATGCACTCCCCGTCCGTCGACTCCCCGCCCCGTCCCGAGCACCGCACCGCCGCCGGTTTCGCCGGTGTCCTGGCCCTGTGCTCGGCTCTGCTGCTGACCCTCGTCGCGGTCAGATGGAGCCCACTGATCAGCACGGACGGAGACATCTCCGGCACCACCCACCGCTGGGCGGTCGACGAACCCGGCATCACCCAGACGTTCCGCGTCCTCACCGACTGGGTGTGGGATCCCTGGACGATGCGTCTGCTGTGCGCGGCGGTCGTCGTCTGGCTCGTCGTGCGGCTCGCGGCGCGCTGGACGGCGGTGTGGCTGGCGCTGGCCGTCACCCTGGGCACGCTGCTCCAGCAGGGCCTCAAGGCGGCCGTGGACCGTCCCCGTCCGGTCTGGCCCGACCCGGTCGACTCGGCCCACTACTCGGCCTATCCCTCGGGCCACGCCATGACCGCCACGGTCGTGTGCGGCCTGCTCCTGTGGCTTCTGCACCGCCACGGTGTGAGCCCTGCCGTGTGGCGTACGGCCCTGACCGTGGCCGTCGTCTCCGTGATCGGGGTCGGACTGACCCGCATCTGGCTGGGCGTCCACTGGCCGTCGGACGTGCTGGGCGGCTGGCTGCTGGGCGCGCTGGTGGTGGCCCTGGCGGTGTGGGTGCACCAGCGCCGGCATCCCTGA
- a CDS encoding HAD family hydrolase, which yields MTAVLFDFSGTLFRVESTDSWLRGTLAGTAIRLAEAEVAAAARALETAGALPGGGDPARVPEELADAWRIRDQSAELHRAAYTGVSRQVTLPDPTLHDALYDRHMHPDAWAPYPDAVEVLRTLRERGIPVGVVSNIGWDLRPVFRTHGLDPYIDVYVLSYEHGIQKPDPRLFAAACDALGADPRRTLMVGDDRRADGGATALGCGVHFVDHLPVTDRPDGLRPVLDLVS from the coding sequence ATGACCGCCGTGCTGTTCGACTTCTCCGGGACCCTCTTCCGTGTCGAGTCCACCGACTCCTGGCTGCGCGGCACCCTGGCCGGGACCGCGATCCGGCTCGCCGAGGCGGAGGTGGCCGCCGCGGCGCGGGCGCTGGAGACCGCGGGGGCGCTGCCGGGCGGTGGCGATCCCGCCCGGGTGCCGGAGGAACTGGCCGACGCCTGGCGGATCCGGGACCAGAGCGCCGAGCTGCACCGGGCCGCCTACACCGGCGTCTCCCGCCAAGTCACACTGCCCGACCCGACATTGCACGACGCGCTCTACGACCGCCATATGCACCCGGACGCGTGGGCCCCGTACCCGGACGCCGTCGAGGTGCTCCGCACCCTGCGCGAGCGGGGCATCCCGGTCGGGGTGGTCAGCAACATCGGCTGGGATCTGCGCCCGGTCTTCCGCACGCACGGCCTGGATCCCTACATCGACGTGTACGTCCTGTCGTACGAGCACGGCATCCAGAAGCCCGACCCCCGGCTGTTCGCAGCCGCCTGCGATGCGCTGGGCGCCGATCCGCGCCGGACGCTCATGGTCGGCGACGACCGCAGGGCGGACGGCGGCGCCACGGCCCTGGGCTGCGGGGTGCATTTCGTGGACCATCTGCCGGTGACCGACCGGCCGGACGGGCTGCGGCCGGTCCTGGATCTCGTGAGCTGA
- a CDS encoding DUF5134 domain-containing protein — translation MHGPASSGWLLVALCAVTGAYCLVRMRSGGEALMGFGMAAMAVPAAVFSPPPWAWLAYASVFGAAAVHALWAARAGARHLHHLAGASAMVYMSVVMAVSPAHAHGQGASGVPLLTGALLLYFAGYVLLTGVRLVPVPAVAGSGGGGSAPWGDRPELARACRLSMGIAMVAMLLTL, via the coding sequence GTGCACGGACCGGCTTCGTCCGGCTGGCTGCTGGTGGCGCTCTGTGCGGTGACCGGCGCCTACTGCCTGGTGCGGATGCGCAGCGGCGGCGAGGCGCTGATGGGGTTCGGGATGGCCGCGATGGCGGTTCCGGCGGCGGTGTTCTCCCCGCCGCCGTGGGCCTGGCTCGCGTACGCGTCCGTGTTCGGGGCGGCCGCGGTGCACGCGCTGTGGGCGGCGCGGGCCGGGGCGCGCCATCTCCATCATCTGGCGGGAGCCTCGGCGATGGTCTACATGTCCGTCGTCATGGCCGTCTCGCCCGCGCACGCGCACGGTCAGGGCGCATCGGGAGTTCCGCTCCTGACGGGGGCGCTGCTGCTGTACTTCGCCGGATACGTACTGCTGACCGGCGTCCGGCTGGTGCCGGTGCCCGCCGTGGCCGGGAGCGGGGGCGGTGGGTCCGCCCCGTGGGGCGACCGGCCGGAACTGGCGCGGGCGTGCCGGCTGTCCATGGGGATCGCTATGGTGGCGATGCTGCTGACCCTCTGA
- a CDS encoding DUF305 domain-containing protein, with product MLFRRVSRASVVTTGLVALAVLAAGGCDSGPDRKPAAADGPAVIAPGEPGEANRTLSAEEAAEQNPENDSPNSADVSYARMMIEHHTQALVMTELAPKRAESKAVKRIAERIAAGQEPEIEAMKGWLKSYGKPLKAERHAHATMPGMATEAQLKKLRAADGKAFDHLFLTLMTTHHQGAITMASDVKGQGNNIRVEEMADEVIAQQTSEITRMRDML from the coding sequence GTGCTCTTCCGCCGCGTGTCTCGTGCGTCCGTCGTCACGACGGGACTGGTCGCCCTGGCCGTGCTCGCGGCCGGGGGCTGTGACTCCGGTCCGGACCGGAAGCCGGCCGCCGCCGACGGGCCCGCCGTGATCGCTCCGGGTGAGCCCGGCGAGGCGAACCGCACCCTGTCCGCCGAGGAGGCCGCCGAGCAGAACCCGGAGAACGACTCCCCCAACTCGGCGGACGTCTCCTACGCCCGCATGATGATCGAGCACCACACCCAGGCCCTGGTGATGACCGAACTCGCCCCGAAGCGCGCCGAGTCGAAGGCCGTGAAGCGCATCGCCGAACGCATCGCGGCCGGCCAGGAGCCCGAGATCGAGGCCATGAAGGGCTGGCTGAAGTCGTACGGCAAGCCGCTGAAGGCCGAGCGGCACGCGCACGCGACGATGCCCGGCATGGCGACCGAGGCCCAGCTGAAGAAGCTCCGCGCGGCCGACGGCAAGGCCTTCGACCACCTCTTCCTGACCCTGATGACGACCCATCACCAGGGCGCGATCACCATGGCCTCGGATGTGAAGGGGCAGGGCAACAACATCCGCGTCGAGGAGATGGCCGACGAGGTGATCGCCCAGCAGACCAGCGAGATCACGCGGATGCGGGACATGCTCTGA
- a CDS encoding TetR/AcrR family transcriptional regulator — MSPRSASVNEELRRRSKERLLQAAVELVDERGFEATTLGDIADRAGSARGLVSYYFPGKRQLVQSAVHRLMHRTLEEALEREPRTEDGRERMARAIDAILGLAGDRPVLMRQHMAGLLQAEGFVPCPEQRRLAELLRDTVARLGSRDVDSDYPMLRALLMGAVYAALVPGAPMPIPVLRAELFTRYGLDLELGVPPETGASDGTGDRDLSRFFATGAVPGHGPEGQSK, encoded by the coding sequence ATGTCCCCGCGCAGCGCCTCGGTCAATGAAGAGTTGCGGAGACGTTCGAAGGAGCGCCTTCTGCAGGCGGCGGTCGAGCTGGTCGACGAGCGCGGGTTCGAGGCGACGACGCTCGGCGACATCGCCGACCGGGCGGGTTCGGCGCGCGGGCTGGTCTCGTACTACTTCCCCGGCAAGCGCCAGCTCGTGCAGTCCGCCGTGCACCGGCTGATGCACCGCACGCTGGAGGAGGCGCTGGAGCGCGAGCCGCGCACCGAGGACGGCCGGGAGCGGATGGCGCGGGCCATCGACGCGATCCTGGGGCTGGCCGGGGACCGGCCCGTGCTGATGCGCCAGCACATGGCCGGGCTGCTGCAGGCCGAGGGCTTCGTGCCCTGCCCGGAGCAGCGGCGGCTGGCCGAACTGCTGCGGGACACCGTCGCCCGGCTCGGGTCGCGGGACGTCGACAGCGACTACCCGATGCTGCGCGCCCTGCTGATGGGCGCCGTGTACGCGGCGCTGGTGCCGGGGGCGCCGATGCCGATCCCGGTGCTGCGGGCCGAGTTGTTCACGCGCTACGGGCTCGATCTGGAGCTGGGTGTCCCGCCGGAGACCGGAGCCTCCGACGGGACGGGCGACAGGGATCTGTCGCGGTTCTTCGCGACCGGGGCCGTACCGGGGCACGGCCCGGAGGGTCAGTCGAAGTAG